One genomic segment of Helianthus annuus cultivar XRQ/B chromosome 14, HanXRQr2.0-SUNRISE, whole genome shotgun sequence includes these proteins:
- the LOC110907814 gene encoding uncharacterized protein LOC110907814 yields the protein MKKEWKLYDRLMRLETGIGGTRSFIDASPEWWDEKLKVDPNYAKFRGANLEIFEKDYATLFRDSVAVGDNAMTPIQFQNDVQTENIEGKGDSDEKSLGDDEPLFPPFVESSSNKRKKSKDVSHKRSTKSKTSSFEEKLDVVLDALSTKSTQTFPPNNASPTIADCMNIVITFPGFEEDSQDYTRALRVLIKNPNREAFMYPTTHQAKRSLLKSLMEE from the exons ATGAAAAAAGAATGGAAGCTTTATGACCGGTTGATGAGGCTTGAAACTGGGATTGGTGGGACGAGAAGCTTCATCGATGCATCGCCCGAGTGGTGGGATGAGAAATTAAAG GTAGATCCTAACTATGCCAAATTTAGGGGTGCAAATTTGGAGATCTTCGAGAAAGATTATGCTACTTTGTTTCGGGATTCGGTTGCTGTAGGAGACAATGCTATGACTCCGATACAATTTCAAAATGATGTTCAAACTGAAAACATAGAGGGCAAAGGAGATAGTGATGAAAAAAGTTTAGGTGATGACGAGCCTTTGTTTCCTCCTTTCGTCGAAAGTAGTTCGAATAAAAGGAAGAAATCTAAGGATGTTTCTCACAAACGGTCAACCAAGAGCAAAACTTCATCTTTCGAAGAAAAGCTAGATGTTGTATTAGATGCCTTATCAACAAAAAGCACCCAAACTTTTCCACCAAATAATGCCTCCCCAACAATTGCCGATTGCATGAACATTGTCATCACTTTTCCCGGATTCGAAGAAGATTCTCAAGACTATACACGTGCTTTGCGTGTTTTAATCAAAAATCCAAATCGTGAAGCGTTTATGTATCCAACAACTCATCAAGCAAAGAGGAGCCTCCTTAAGTCTCTCATGGAAGAATGA